The DNA segment atttattttatattaagagatataaagaatgtatttttattactttgaatgtatatttttgttatgtaaaatatgttttaaacgaaatattactattttgtgaactttctttTTTAATGAAACCATATTAAATGTAcaaatattttcgtttttaagctttatattttttttcctttttactaTATGTGTTAtttagaaaaaggaaaaataaaactaaaaaaatgaataatagtatttaaattcAATCTTTTTAGTTCATTAAGGATTTTGAAACtgacttttcaaataatatttatatatatatatatatatatttgcatgGGCATGCCATATATATTTAAGAGTACATCAAACATATAATGTATTTTCCAGTAGAGGgataattgtttaatataataaaacaatcataaaattttaaaacgcaTATAATATCTGATGAAATATTAGTTTAGTTATTCCAAAGAGATCGGAGCACCAATATGGCTCTCAACTCTGCGGACACAATCCTTCCATGTATATTTGCTTTTTGGGACTGCGTTAGATGCACTAGGATCAAAATAAGCAAACTGGGGTATAGTTTCGTATTTAGCTACTACTAGATGACAATCTCTGCCAATCTTTAATAGATAACGACAACATTCAATCGGCAACGGCGTCGTAGTCTCATCCAACATGTCCGTCAAAATTTTAGCTCCACAATATCCTGTCTCCACCTTATCAAGGCAACCCTGAAGAATACTAAACTCTTTGTCCGTGTAATAACTCAACCTTCGGTGGTCCAATGACGGTGAATCGGCGGATGGAGGATCATGAGCATCATGGATATCAAAATCCGGCGTAGGAGATATGTTCACATCTTCTGGTACCTCTGGTACCTCTGGTGAATATCGATCAAATTCTTGGGATTGCTCGGGAGCACCAATGTAGCTCTCAATTCTGCGGACACAATCCTTCCATGTATATTTGCTTTTTGCGACTGCATTAGCTGCACTAGGATCTATAAAAGCATTCTGGGGTACAGATTCGAATTTAGCTACTACTAGATGACAATCTCTGCCAATCTTTAATAGATTACGACAACATCCAATCGTCAACGGCGTCGTAGTCTCATCCAACATGTCCTTAAAAATTTTAGCTGCACAATAATCCGTCTCCACCTTTTTAAGGCAATCCTGAAGAAAAGCAAACTCTTCGTTCGTGTAATAACTCACTTGTGGTTGTGATGGAGCTTCGATATAATCTGGTATAGGAGGTATGCTCACATCTTCTAGTGAATAATCATATTCTTGGGAAAATATTGTGGGAGACATGAAAGATACTACTGTGAATACAAACATTAACATGGAAAGAGACTTTGCCATATTTTCCTTTGGTTTAGGATGTTAGATTGGTGAAAATGAATTAGAGATGTTATAGGGAAGTGCGTACGTTTTATTTGTGGAAGACTAATTAAttgatgataaatttattcGTTGATAGTTTTATGTTATTCATTATTTAACAGTTTTTGGGtaaaatcatcatttaatatttttgtttcaaaataacgTACGTTTTATTTGGAAGAGTAATCAAttgatgataaatttattcatgggcaattgtcaataatagcaccttttgaagtttatgtctcaaaaaaagcactagaaggagaaagtcacaaaaatgacattcattaaaaggtaaaatgtccctaatatccttggtttaaattaaataaacaaacaaaaataaataaaaaaataaaaaaaaataaaaaaaaataaaaaaaaataaaaaaaaataaaaaaataaaaaa comes from the Brassica rapa cultivar Chiifu-401-42 chromosome A01, CAAS_Brap_v3.01, whole genome shotgun sequence genome and includes:
- the LOC117126250 gene encoding uncharacterized protein LOC117126250, which produces MAKSLSMLMFVFTVVSFMSPTIFSQEYDYSLEDVSIPPIPDYIEAPSQPQVSYYTNEEFAFLQDCLKKVETDYCAAKIFKDMLDETTTPLTIGCCRNLLKIGRDCHLVVAKFESVPQNAFIDPSAANAVAKSKYTWKDCVRRIESYIGAPEQSQEFDRYSPEVPEVPEDVNISPTPDFDIHDAHDPPSADSPSLDHRRLSYYTDKEFSILQGCLDKVETGYCGAKILTDMLDETTTPLPIECCRYLLKIGRDCHLVVAKYETIPQFAYFDPSASNAVPKSKYTWKDCVRRVESHIGAPISLE